caatgacaggtttcagagtaacagccgtgttagtctacattcgcaaaaagaaaaggaggacttgtggcaccttagagactaaccaatttatttgagcataagctttcgtgagctacatccgatgcagtgagctgtagctcacgaaagcttatgctcaaatacattggttagtcgcaaaggtgccacaagtcctcctgttctttttgcacttTCCAATGTTTGTCGCAAGCTGTAAGTCTGTTGATGCCAACCATTACAATTAAATATAGAACTAATTGTTGAAAATAACCAGTGCACTCTTTCCTTTCTCAGTCAGCCTGATAAGCCTTATCTCTGGTTTTCTTTGGTAAATATTTCTCACTGATGCAGCTCCATTAAGGTGAAtattagtgtagaccaggctgatACAAGTCCATTTGTTTCGGTCGAGACACTCTGGATTTTCACCCATTGGGGGTGAATGCAGCCAAATGAGAATTCGGAGCACACAGAGGTGTTAGTCTCCAGCTCTAACAGAGGAGTCATGGAACAGGTGCATGGTTAGAACGGCCTGCAAAGGCATCTGCTGTGTGAACAGCAGCTCCCGAACTCTTAAGGACTTTGGGGCGCGgctttttggggtgtgtgtgtgtgtgtcccctagTGCATGCTTACGGCTCATAGGTGATATATTAAtaccaataaataataatcatagaatcacaaaaggaaaaggaggacttgtggcaccttagagactaaccaatttatctgagcatgagctttcgggagatgcatactgcggaaagtgtagaagatctttttacacacacaaagcatgaaaaaatacctccccccaccccactctcctgctggtaatagcttatcatagaatcacagaaactcagggttggaagggacctctggaggtcatctagtccaaccccctgctcaaagcagggccaatccccaactaaatcaaaataATAAGATGGAATGATGATGGGACCTGCTGGATTTGCATTTCAGCTCCACTTTGAATTTCCTCTGATTGAGCTGCACTTCGTGGTTGAGCTGCACTTCCCCCCTCCGTAAAACCTTCCCATTAAACCTTTTAATGAAAGCAGAACCCTCCTGCCATTTCATACACGCCTCCTGCAGAATGTAGCCCTGCTCCCCATACTCCATCTCCTCTCCCAGGTAAGGAAGAGCATTACCTTATTTCCACCCTGTCTGTCCCATTGGTTGGAGATTTCCATTGTACTGTGGCTGTGTTGGTGATATTTTGCTGCCTTGAGAGGCCGTTGCTGCAGTTCACAACTGGTTTTTCCCACTGGCCCACAGAGGAGTTCTGGCTATTGACGGCCTGCAGGATAACTGAGCTGCTGTTGATGGCTCCACTGATGGTTACTAGAGAGAATGCAGAGGAGGAAAACGTAAGTTCTCTGTGCTGAGAACCAGCACCCACAAAACCCCACCAGGCCCCAGGGGATCTGAGAGAAGCAGAGAATGCTACAGATCTATGGGGTGAGTTTTGCTTTGGTGTCTCatggacccctcccccccaagggaAATGTAAAGTTCCAAAGAGGAATAGCCACTCATCCAAGTTCAGGAGTTCCCTTCACATGGGTCCAAAAGAAGATTCTCCACACACAAGGGGAGCAGGACAACTGCTTTTAACCTAAAAAATCTAAGCAGCACAAGACTTTGGAGCCCGGAGTCCTCCCATTCTCCCCTAAGCTGATAAGACCAGGCCCTGTCATTCCTCCTTGCTACCTTGTACAGTTTGACTGCACGTCATGGCAAAGACTGGAGCTCTCTCAGTCTTACCAGTTTTCCTAGCTACAGCATCTTTATTACAAAGATCATCTACTCAGTGGGCTACTCACTGTACAAGGAAAGCTACTCCGTAACCAGCAAACCAGGCTCCAGTGTGTCTCATTGTAACCCCTGACGATGGGAAAGGCTCCCTTTGGCAATGCTTTGGAAATGCTCACCCTGAGGGAGAGTTTATCCTGAGCCACATTTCAAAGAAACCAGCCAGACTGCCAGGTGCCAATAAAATAGATGTTAACTAGCagcagactctgtgtgtgtgtgcgcacacacgtTAATTAGAGCCAAGTTTGGTTGTGAGTGGCATTTGGAATGAAATTAATCTGCAGTTGTGTTCAATCCTTTTTGgtatagaaatgaaaaaaaaaaaaaaaaaaaggaaccatCCCTAACTTTACAAAGTGGCTGCTCTTTGTGTCAGATCCTGACCTGTAAAGAAagatagttccactgacttcagagagagATACACAGTGTCTGTCAATCCAGACATTTATTCAGCActgggggcttgatcctgctcattttgcattttgaagtcaatggaagatttgCTATTGGATGATAAGAACAGGATCAGGCTACTAATCACTGTGTCAGAGGGTGCATAAGTAAAAGTGACTTCAGGGCGGTGTTCAGGAAAGGTACATGCACCCAAACAGAATGGGCCCCAAACAGCGTCCAGCAGTGCTTACGTGATCTGAAAAGAGGCAtggggtgagtggggggcagcTTTGGTAAAACAATGCAACCCAGCtcagtttaaaatgtatttatttttgcaggaTCTGTGACTCTTTGTGATCCCTCCCCTCGCCCCCTTTAAGCCCTGGCCTCCACACCTTTGTCCTTTCTTCtatttccccaggaaagggtgaattctcatagtgtgtgtgtgggggggagggggaaatcaccCCAAATGTCATGCCTTTTCAAACAACCAGTTTCCAAGTTTTGCTGCACAATTTTGGCAGATATGAAATAAGAATCCCAGCTGCAGGCAAGGAGAGAGCATCTGCTGGGGACCCTGGAGGGCACTgacattaaaacacaaatgattACTGCTacctttctttttacaaaaagaaaaggaggacttgtggcaccttagcgactaaccaatttatttgagcatgagctttcgtgagctacagctcaaataaattggttagtgtctaaggtgccacaagtactccttttctttttgcgaatacagactaacacggctgttactctgaaacctttctttttacGCTTCCCAGCTGACATAAAAGCTGCTCAAATGCATGCTCATTCTTGCACACTGCAGACACACCATGAAACTCAAGAGAACATCCAGGCAAAGCGAGATCTATGCAGGAGGAAAGTTCCTAGATCCAGAGAGAGTCAACTTACCATTGTAGTTTGTGTTTGCCTTGTAGTCATCAGGGATCACAGATAGATTGTAAGAGCCAAGATGAGTGGTATCCTGGATCAGTTCACAAGCATCCAGCAAGTAGACGGGGGAAATCAGAGCCCCAAGGAAGAGCAATTGCAGCGTGGAGATAAGGGCTGCCATGGTCAGTTTTGCTAGTCTCTCTCCTTCTGTTAAGGACAGACCTGTACTGCGGAGGAGCACCAGATGCAAGGCTATTTATACTACCTTCTTGATGAGGCAGATGCAGATTTTCCCTCCCACTCCAGTTCACTCACCTGAATGGGAGGTTCCACATGTTCACATTTTTGGAGTTTACTTCCTTCTACCTGCTCAGTATCTTAATCAACGTTCTGGCTTGAAAGGGGGAACTAGCTGCTAAGAGTTACTTTAGCACTGGGCCTTTTACATCTCATTGAAGCATCTGTGGACTTGAAGAGCAAgtcttcccccccagccctttgCACAGGGGAGTGTTGCGTGGTGTTGATGCTTCACCCAGGCAGCTGCAGAAGTGTGAGACTGTGAGAGGGAACGGCATGGGACATACATGTGTCCTAGTGTCCAGGCCTACATGGGCTTCACCTCCCAGTGGGGGTAAAGCACAAAGTGGATAGCTCTTCACGGTGCACAGATACAGGCCAGTACAATCACCAAGTCTGTTTGGGGTAAGAGGGAGTGAAGGGCTCAGCCTTCAGTGGCCCCTCTTGGGAGCCCTGTGAAAAGGCTGTGTGTGCTGGATTGGGGGTCACATGCAACCCTCAGATCTCAGTCCCACAGCAGTGCAAAGAGCCAATGTGGAGGTCTCACACTTTCCCATACTGTGGCCCTCTACTGAAGCAAGAGATCTTGTTGTAAACTACTCTAGAAATAAATAAGGATGAAACCAAGAGGGGTCAACAGAAAGTTAAGACGGTTCTAGGGAAATTGCTCTAAAAGCCTACAGagatagatcctcagctggtgtaaatcagcctagctcagttggaggatctgggcccataGAACAGAATTAGATAGATTTTATTTTCTTAGATTCCAGTGGTTCTTTTGACATTCCCTGCCCCTAGAATTCTGTAGCAGGGATAAAATTATCTATTCAGTTCTAGAAGGTTGTTCAATAAACCTGTAGCACAGGGATCATTTTCTATTACATGCTGTAGGACTTTCCATCCTCTTCCCCTCTCACTCCCAACTCCAGTGCCACAAAATTTGGTGGGTGGTAGCCAGATAATTTGGTTACATGAAAGAGATTCCTATTCGGTCATAAGTCCTATTAGTATTAAGgaggatgaaaacaaatggcCTTTAATGGGATGCTTGGTTCAACGCCATGATCTCAGTGCAAACACCTGACTCGTGGTGGCaattttatttcctccttttttttaagttttgcaaAGGTTATATTCTTTTGTTTTCTGGCTGTGATGGGGTAGGGAAGCAGCAGACCAGGGATTTACAGAACCGGTTCAGAACATTCCTTGACAGCCATCCGAGTCCTTCTGTACATGGAGAGGATTTTGATGTCTCCCTAGCCCTTGTTGCAACATCGGCAGGAGGAACTTCAACGCTCTGGGAAATTTCATGCACACAAGAGTTGGCGAATGGATGACATTGCAGTCGGagatagaagagagagagagcttcttTCTTTTAAGGGAAGTAAGAGGAATTTTTCACTGCTGAGATCATGCTGATAACATGTGGTATCTGGTTCAGCAACTGGCCTCCTGGGTTAGTCAACTTGAGGTTGATTGGCAGCATggcaaattgcatttttttttaaggagtctATCTCAACGAGGAACTATTCTATTCTGTAGTTTAATGCAGGTCCTTACACCCTACCTATATCAACAGCGACTTATTTGCCAGATATCCCCCAAACCTCCAATTCTCAAGTCTTCCCCTGCACCTCCTGCATGTCTCCTGAAAGTACTGAAATAGGATCCTGATTCAGACCAGAGGTCTGAGACTCTACAAAGGTACTAGGATAATTACGGGATCTTTGTATACCAAATGTCCTGCAAGAGCTGTTTCTTATGGGACCTTTATGATGATACAGAGATAATCCAGACAGGGGGTATATGTAATGTAACGTATATTTACCCTTTAATTGACATTAACGGGGTAACAACTCTTATATAGAGACTGAAGCCCAGATACCAGAGCAGAAAGCTCAGAAGCTCACATACAGCCTAGCGTTTGATACACTCTCCCCCGTTATTCTGAAAACAGTTTGAGGAATAACCCAAATGCACCAACAATTGGTTTGCTGATACACTATTAGtttatcaggttttttttttgggggggggggttagggggggAGAGGGTTTGGAAACTAAGGACAACAATTTCCAGAATTTAATAGCCAAAAATTAGACACCAAATTCCAACTCAGTGGACTCAGGCAGCTTTGATTTA
The window above is part of the Caretta caretta isolate rCarCar2 chromosome 22, rCarCar1.hap1, whole genome shotgun sequence genome. Proteins encoded here:
- the LOC125625388 gene encoding placenta-expressed transcript 1 protein-like, with protein sequence MAALISTLQLLFLGALISPVYLLDACELIQDTTHLGSYNLSVIPDDYKANTNYNVTISGAINSSSVILQAVNSQNSSVGQWEKPVVNCSNGLSRQQNITNTATVQWKSPTNGTDRVEIRVFVTFSNGSTLLQKTTLSTASSITPASTTRIPTTSSVSTVQASSFLLAAVHLLSIFVTGKLFS